The genomic region ATTTGAAAGGCTATACCCATTTTGCCGGATACTGGAGCGAACGGTTGCGCTGGATGGATTGGTGGCGAGAAACGGCAGAAAAACGTGAAGATTGGTTGACAATGGTAGAAGCCCTTCGCGATAAAAGTCGCACCCTGATTTTAGTCGATCGAGCGGACTATCTTGCCCAAGCTCATCAACTTTTAGAACGAGCTTGGCAACTGTGTCAAATCCACCAATTGCCGATCGAAATTGACTTGGCTTTAGACATGACAATTTTGCAAATTCATCAACGAGATTTTAGATCGGCAGATCGTTGGTTTTCAAAACTTTCTGAAATTCAAGCAACAATCGATTCGAGCGATAGTAATGCGCCTCGACGCTCAATTCAGATAGATTACTATCGGGGCGAATTTTATTTTAATCAACAGAAGTTTATCGAAGCCCAAAAATCTTACGAAAAAGCGTTGCAGAAAGCACAAGATATTGGATGGCATCGAGCCGTTACTTTTTTGCGGATTTGGTTGGCGTTAGTGGCGATCGAAGTGTCAAAACTCGATCGCGCGGAATCTTTATTAGAAGAATCCTTTCCATCGGTAAACGTCAATGGCGATCGCCGTTGTCTGGCTTTCTGCAAACGGGCTTTTGCGTTGTTGAAAAAAGCTCAAGGAGATTGGATTGCCGCGAAACGGTGGGCGGCGTCAGCTAGAGAAGATTTTCGTCAACTCTTGATGCGTCGAGAAATGACAGAAATGGATGATTTTTTATCAGTCAAAAAATTTTAATATTTAATCTTGATTTTTACTTAAAAATAGATTTTAGTTAGTCAGCAAGTGAATTGCAAGAAAAGCCAATAATGATAAAACAACAATATTCCAAAAGCTTATTTTAACCGCTTTGAATTCATTGAGATTGTACGATGCACGACAAACATCACAAACTCGTAACGCGGGATTGTTGGGATGTTGAACCCAATGACAGGGGAGTTGTTTAAGATTACTGTTTTTTTCGTAAGGGCAAGACATCGTAATCTTCCTATAGAGCTTTTAGATCTTTTCTAAATTTAATCTCTGAATTTAATCGAAGCAAGAGATCCCCCTAAATCCCCCTTGAGAAGGGGGACTTGAGGATTTAGGGTGTAGGTTATTCTGTTCAAAATTCAACCTAAATGAGCGATCGAATTCGGTAGATCGATCGCTATATTGACCGTCGGTCGATTGGTTTGAGTCTGTTCTAATAAGACACAGACGCCGGGATCTTGCGAGTCACTTTTAGACTCTTCATTCGATTCATCGTCAGTGTCTGTACTTGCTTCGGCGAGGATAACGCCAAAGTGTCGGTCGAACAGAGATTGTGTTTGTTGAAAGGCAAGATCGAGTTGTTGCCGATCGCCCTCGTCGCGAATGCCAAAATAGGGGAAATGATGGATAAAACGACCGAACAGCATCTGACAGTCTTCAGCATATTTACTCGTGTCTAAAATATGCTGGTGCCACACCCGGTCAATTTCCCGATTGGGGGCGATCGCCAGATGAGGATAGAGGTATAGTAAACACAGGAACATGAGATAACGAGTTAAAGCGCGACTGACCCGATCGCGGGTCCATCCCGATCCGGTTTCTGGGTGCATCAATTTATAGGCGATCGGACCTAAATCGAGTTGCTTGATTCTGGTAAAAAAGTCACCGATCTCGACCTTAAAACTTAATTCTTTTTCCAAGATAAGCACCTCAATTTGATTACTTCAGGACATCGAGCGATTAACTTCAGCATCAATGAGGAGTGAAAAAAGAATCAAGATCCTAGAAACACCAGAGAAAATTGCTCGAAAGCCTTATAATTAAAACGTTGTGGATTGAGGAGGGAAAAATTATTCTGGGAGATCCCAGATCGTTGAATCGATCGGGGGCTGGAGTTGGAGGGTTCAATGCCGCAAAGAAAAAACATGACCTGGGGGGAAATTCCCAAGCAACGAGTGAGAAATTTTTTAGAAGTTCTGCTCGACAAGCACAATTATGCTGAAGATCTGCTCAGTGCAGAATGGCAAAGCCTCGACGGCGATCGCCATCGTTTATACGTCCATTACACGACGAAAACAAACTTAGTGCGTTTAAGCCGTGGCAATCGCTATCCGAGTATGAAACAAAAAGCAGAAATTCAAGATGCGATCGCCCATTTAGAAGAATTGCAAATTTTAACCGACCTGCGATCGGTAAAAACGGGAGCTAAAGCCGAAAAATTATCTTTTTATCTAGATTTACCGACGCGAAACTCGTCGGATATTTTAAATTT from Oxynema aestuarii AP17 harbors:
- a CDS encoding glycine-rich domain-containing protein yields the protein MEKELSFKVEIGDFFTRIKQLDLGPIAYKLMHPETGSGWTRDRVSRALTRYLMFLCLLYLYPHLAIAPNREIDRVWHQHILDTSKYAEDCQMLFGRFIHHFPYFGIRDEGDRQQLDLAFQQTQSLFDRHFGVILAEASTDTDDESNEESKSDSQDPGVCVLLEQTQTNRPTVNIAIDLPNSIAHLG